TCGACTTCATTTCCAAAAAGACTAATTATTAATGACAATGATTTCATTGTGTTTTTTATCAAAGCAGATCTATAATTTGTGAACTCCTTTATTCTTTAACTCAAAGCACGATGACTGGCTTATCCTTGTTCGCCCATTGACTTCGTGaaattttcaaacttttgtATCTCCTCCTGGGTAACTGTTTTTCTATGCGTTTTCAAAGCGGACAGAAAGTCGTTGAGTGTAACCTCACGCGGACGAACCTAGGATAAAATGAATAccaataaaatacataaacattgTCGTCAATCGTCCTATTGCAACAAAAACTGTCTAGCTCTTGGTTCTGACCTTGTCCGCGGGTATCTCCACGATGGAAGCCTTCAGATCTGCGTCTTCATCCTCCTTACACGGAACAAACTGATCATCTGCAGAGAGAATGGTCGGTTTTGTTATCAATACACTGTACATCAAAACGTTATAAAATTTCTCCAGATTCATTATGTTGATTATGAAGGAACGAAATGAAATATTAGTCCCATCATAAAatctttttatcataaaatactCTGACAATGACGTTTTACATAAACTTTTATTATGATAATTACGAAATAGAATTGcatacggatttttttttagcattctCGCATTCTGTTCTACCTTTCTGTTTCCATTTTTTGGATGTCTGAAGCTCTCTGATTGGACAGAACAGCGACTCCAAGGTCAGATTGGCGAGGTCACTTCCGGAATAGCCCTCTGTCTGCTCCCCCAGCACCGTCCAGTCTTCTTCAGACATCACAATCTTGTTGTCCTTGGTGTGGATTTTCATCAACTCGATGCGAGCTTTCCTATGATGAATAATGTATTGTAATTAATGTAACATAAATTATTGTTACTGTAAAGTATGAACATTTGCCATTTATCACTGAAACGCACATTGAGAGGCTGAcagtttgattaaaatgataGGAATGTTTTTGATTAATACGAAATTTGATCGGAAAGATAATACATCGAAAAATATACATTAgtaacaaaaaatatgaaaatacgagcttaattttaaatatcaactAAGACAACAGTCTAAAACTCATCCTTctttataaaaaacatattataGTTAATATGGTTTTTATACactaaatttgtttttcttatatatatatatatatatatatatatatatatatatatatatatatatatatatatatatatatatatatatatatatatatatatatatatatatatatatatatatatatatatttatatatatatatatatatatatatatatatatatatttattatttatatatgattaaatatataattagaTACTCATATAATGCATTTCTAGATCAACAAAATAATTGGTGCAATATTTACTTATCCGGGAGCGGAATAAAAATTCGTTTCTGGAATCTCCTTAGGAAGGCAGAGTCGAGTTCCCAGGGACAGTTGGTGGCACACAGGAGGAAGATCTTGTCGGACAGGTGCGCCGTGTCCGCCCCCTCCATCTGTTTCAGCAGTTCCGTCTTGATCCGCCGGCTATACTCCTCCTCTCGGGAACTCCGCTGTCTACAGATACTGTCTATCTCATCGATAAAGATCACCTGTCAACAACAGGTAAAGGGTGtctattgtaaattttttaaatttacttggttagtgttaataaaaaaattacccacccagtaaaatcaaaatttacaatatgagaATCGTAGCATAATAcactaaattaaaattatctgaATTCCTGTCTGATCAAAACATAATTGAATGTTTTTGAATAGTTTTCTAGTATATGTACTAGTATTCAACTTTGATAAACTCCCCTTAATAGAAATTTTACATAACTAATTCAAGTCAGGGAATTACTAGCATGAAAGTTATACAATAgttgtatcaaaaaaaaaatgagcacTCACAGACCGGCCCGTTTGTTTCGTTGCATGATGAAACAATTCCTTAATCAACCTACGAAAATCATAAATTATTGAAAGATGATCATTGCGTCAATGCTGAACAAACGATAAATTTACAATGTCACAGCAAAAGCAAATCAATAAAAAGACTAGAATAATACCCCAGGAAAAATAGAATACGGGacaaaatactagtatttcGTTAGATTTTCCCCTTACTTTTAAACCATCCTCtataagaatatgtaattaatgACTTttaagtttatacatgtaccaaaaaatattctataaaaATGATAGTTTAAGTGAAGTCAGCAAATCACAACTGTGTATTCCTTGTGCTTTTGAGACAGAGTATCATAAAATTACACGTAAAAAATGCGGTtcttcaaaatcattttaactgTGATTGGATACTTTATAAATGCATAGAAGTGCCTTACTTCTCACTCTCTCCGACCCAGCTGGACACAAGATCGGAGCTAGAGACGCAGTAGAAGGTGGACTTGATCTCCGAGGAGACGGCCTGGGCCAGGCGGGACTTTCCCGTACCGGGGGGTCCGTACAGCAGGATCCTCTTCCAGGGCTTTATACTCCCTGTAACAGACTCACAGAGTCAGGgaacatgagagagagagagagagagagagagagagagagagagagagagagagagagagagattttctctttgaagaatccacacttttaaaaaatgtaaaaattgcattttagcaAATTCTGCAGTCTACATGTGTTTGCAAAATTTTGTGATATTAAAAAGAGAAATCATTTGACAAAATGCTTATTCACTGAAACGATTATCATTGATGAAAATAATTGCGCgtgaatacatgtaaatctgcATCCCCTTTCTGTAATTTATTGCTGTTctgttaaagataaaatttcTGCACATCATTTTTATGATGTGatacttaaaataataataataataaatctatCAAAAAATGTATACCCTATTTTAAGAAAGTGTCATATCTTACACACAGGGTATTACCTAACTATCTATACATGAATTCATTACCatggtatttcataaatgtatatatacgtaCCGGTATATATGCTAAAATATAAACTATCAACATTATCAAAATTTGAGCATCAAGTAGGTTTTTAGCACCAAAATCACATGGTTAAATATGGAAAGTCAAGGCCATTTATAAAGTAAATGATCCTccgcgaaaaaaaaaatacacaaaactaattaatgaaaaaaaactttgacaACAAAGCTAGcaaaatcttttcttttttaaataccgGTAAAAAGTTAATGactcaaaaaaaatatatttaaaagatttgTAATTCGTTCACACCCAGCCTCCCTAAAGTGATCACCGGTTGCTACTACGATTTTCCCTCCGCCTCGTAACAAGGATTTGATTTATTGCTATTATTTTCCGCACAATCCTCTCGTTTATCACAGATACTGACTAAAAGTTCCACTAGTCGAATCAAAGTCACGGTATTATGTTCGAGATGTATAACCTGTAAACAGGTGAGGGAACAATAAAGGAATTATGATGGCTTCTCGTAGAGCTTCTTTCGCATCATTTAATCCTGCAATATCCTGAAACTTGATTCCTCCTTTTGTAATAATCGTGTCTTCAATAGCATTACGCCTTACTCTTTGTTGTGGGTCACCTATAATGTATTAGAGAATTAAATCAATTGTCTTTTCTCTTGATGTATTAAATGCAATATTGAAAGAAATGACAATAATAGctgatatttcaatatttatatcaaaccTTGGGTCATTTGAATCTTTTTGCCGTTTAGTTGTTCAATTTTTGCTTGTAGAATATTCGTTTGATTTGTTAAAGTTTCCTCCAATCgcaatattaaattctaaatgaaCAAAACATCTAATGATgatgataagaaaataaacaacacaaagaaaaacaaagaactattaataacaaaaataaatgacaaaaaatatctttaaaaagattCCAGGTTCTTTAAATCGTATTTGGACTTTCAAATAGTCCTATGTAGGATAGAATGTGTTACGTCATGTAGCCTACTGGTAATTACCTTATAAAAAGGATCGGTTTCCGCTCTATTGAGCTGCTGTACGAGACCCCGACATTTAGATATCGAGTGATACATCGCCTGGATATCGACATTAGAAGATTTCCTTCCCTCAGCAAGTGTTCTCTCAAGACTGTTTATGTTGGTAACAAAGGTTATAAAAGTAAAAGTTTGCTGAGTTTTTAGAGACATCAATACCATGAAATTATTAAACCTTTCAtatgtcagagagagagagagagagagagagagagagagagagagagagagagagagagagagagagagagaaagagagagagagagagagagagagagagcgctagagagagagagagagagagaatttcaTATTCTTTAATTACGATATTAACAAACTTAATGTTAAAACAAGAATATACTAGATTTTCTTCAAGTTAAAAATATAACCCTTCAACAGAGTTAAAATCAAGAATTATATCTTAGTATAAACAACAACATTAACAAAACAACACGAGATAACAACTAAGAAAATAAGTTGGAAAAATTTCTTACTTAGATATTATTTCTGTTGGAAAAAGAATATCTGGTTTATAACACAAGCCATTTAGAATTGATAcccatgtaatttttttttcaattcaaactGTATGAAAACATTTACCGAAATAAGTAGAGTTCGTGTCATCCATTGCGTCGTCtgcatgaaatttacaataGGAAGTAGTCATCGTAGGCTAAGACGGGGGCATTTTaggttaaattttaaaaatccgaaataattaaaaatcacaCTATTTTCATTCtctgttttattgtcataaGTTAAAATATAAGgctaaaataaaatacttatacATCTACTATCTGTGAAATTGGGGGTAAAACATGcgaaacaaaatgttttcacCGGGTAAGGGTGGGGGTACTGCAGTCTATCTAAAATAGGTGACAACATGATACGTGAACGTGAACGTGAACGTAGTAtcaggaggggggggggtgacccccccccccccccccccacttttttgcgcagcaaagacttttcttaaatttacaatacatacaaaaaaaaatattcacattgaGATGCCCATCCTCCCCCTCCAattttatgggaccatgtaaataattgaattgaaaataaggaaataaacaatgaaattgaagttaaaggtatacTTCTTTAGAAAAACCTGTAATTGTTGAAAATCTGtgaaaatttagaaatttaCGGGTGTAAACTTTATGCGGGAATGAGCTTTTTACGTGCGTGGTTCATTCCTATCATTCTTCTTCCTTTAGTCGGACCAAACTGAATCACACCAACAAAATCCAACCATTGC
This is a stretch of genomic DNA from Crassostrea angulata isolate pt1a10 chromosome 4, ASM2561291v2, whole genome shotgun sequence. It encodes these proteins:
- the LOC128181757 gene encoding uncharacterized protein LOC128181757; this translates as MYHSISKCRGLVQQLNRAETDPFYKNLILRLEETLTNQTNILQAKIEQLNGKKIQMTQGDPQQRVRRNAIEDTIITKGGIKFQDIAGLNDAKEALREAIIIPLLFPHLFTGSIKPWKRILLYGPPGTGKSRLAQAVSSEIKSTFYCVSSSDLVSSWVGESEKLIKELFHHATKQTGRSVIFIDEIDSICRQRSSREEEYSRRIKTELLKQMEGADTAHLSDKIFLLCATNCPWELDSAFLRRFQKRIFIPLPDKKARIELMKIHTKDNKIVMSEEDWTVLGEQTEGYSGSDLANLTLESLFCPIRELQTSKKWKQKDDQFVPCKEDEDADLKASIVEIPADKVRPREVTLNDFLSALKTHRKTVTQEEIQKFENFTKSMGEQG